In a single window of the Nicotiana tomentosiformis chromosome 8, ASM39032v3, whole genome shotgun sequence genome:
- the LOC104092888 gene encoding delta-aminolevulinic acid dehydratase, chloroplastic, giving the protein MASAAMLNSPCNIGAVKFEVTVKPSPNLFCARPSIRLNRRRVLTIRASSEGSGSGPLRKMGLTDEECEAAVVAGNAPEAPPVPPRPAAPAGTPAVSSLPINRRPRRNRKSPAVRAAFQETNISPANLVYPLFIHEGEEDTPIGAMPGCYRLGWRHGLVEEVSKARDVGVNSIVLFPKVPDALKTSTGDEAYNENGLVPRAIRLLKDKYPDLVIYTDVALDPYSSDGHDGIVREDGVIMNDETVHQLCKQAVAQARAGADVVSPSDMMDGRVGAIRAALDAEGFQHVSIMSYTAKYASSFYGPFREALDSNPRFGDKKTYQMNPANYREALVELQADESEGADILLVKPGLPYLDIIRLLRDKSALPIAAYQVSGEYSMIKAGGVLKMIDEERVMMESLMCLRRAGADIILTYFALQAGRCLCGEKR; this is encoded by the exons ATGGCTTCCGCAGCAATGTTGAACTCACCTTGTAATATTGGAGCTGTGAAGTTTGAGGTGACAGTGAAGCCATCGCCAAATTTGTTTTGTGCACGGCCTTCTATTAGGTTGAACCGTAGGAGGGTGTTGACCATAAGGGCTAGCAGTGAAGGGTCTGGTTCAGGGCCCTTGAGAAAGATGGGCTTGACTGATGAGGAGTGTGAGGCTGCTGTGGTTGCTGGAAATGCGCCTGAAGCTCCTCCAGTTCCACCAAGGCCGGCTGCACCTGCCGGTACTCCTGCCGTGTCTTCACTG CCAATTAATAGGCGACCACGCCGTAATCGTAAGTCTCCAGCAGTTAGGGCTGCATTCCAGGAAACAAATATAAGCCCTGCGAATCTTGTATATCCACTATTTATTCATGAGG GTGAAGAGGACACACCTATTGGAGCAATGCCTGGATGTTATAGGCTTGGATGGAGGCATGGTCTTGTTGAAGAG GTCTCAAAGGCGAGGGATGTTGGCGTCAACAGCATTGTGCTCTTCCCAAAAGTGCCAGATGCTTTAAAG ACCTCTACAGGAGATGAAGCATACAATGAAAATGGATTAGTGCCTCGAGCTATACGCTTGTTGAAAGACAAATACCCCGATCTT GTTATCTACACTGATGTTGCTTTGGATCCATATTCATCTGATGGGCATGATGGCATTGTCAGAGAAGATG GAGTTATCATGAATGACGAGACTGTGCATCAGTTGTGCAAGCAGGCGGTTGCCCAG GCCAGAGCAGGAGCAGATGTTGTCAGTCCGAGTGACATGATGGACGGTCGCGTGGGAGCAATTCGAGCAGCTCTTGATGCTGAAGGGTTTCAGCATGTCTCTATCATGTCCTATACGGCAAA GTATGCAAGCTCGTTTTATGGACCTTTCAGAGAGGCTTTAGATTCAAATCCACGTTTTGGAGACAAGAAAAC TTATCAGATGAACCCTGCAAATTACAGAGAAGCACTAGTTGAGCTGCAAGCAGATGAGTCTGAAGGAGCTGATATTCTTCTT GTTAAACCAGGTTTGCCTTATTTGGATATTATAAGGCTTCTTCGGGATAAATCTGCCTTGCCCATTGCTGCCTATCAG GTTTCAGGTGAATATTCGATGATTAAAGCAGGTGGGGTTCTAAAAATGATCGATGAAGAAAGGGTTATGATGGAATCATTGATGTGCCTTCGACGAGCTGGAGCTGACATCATTTTGACCTATTTCGCTCTGCAAGCTGGTAGATGTTTGTGCGGAGAGAAGAGGTGA